Proteins encoded together in one Scheffersomyces stipitis CBS 6054 chromosome 5, complete sequence window:
- the YIN0 gene encoding zinc finger transcription factor of the Zn(2)-Cys(6) binuclear cluster domain type (go_function DNA binding): MAVQQNGVVHEAAHAFSKPVAKKRIRKLPPEKRQKVSTACDSCKKRKFKCTGEKPCSVCVKKGVSCTYTIIDKRSLKSERMAKLRKQQENPDSESNYTTSTSSSTGRSQATSVGSSVHSMSTSSPDSVSSTPPSSAASSISLHSHGSLTSGMKEDSPPSGESASVIKEEHSPMSVNSPLSTNGNTYIPKSLQPLLSFPLNDDKDQNESGASARNGISNQNGKCVILLNDATGTFRYMGETSPLSLLYETRNVFIQYVGRTPFTTNLQKCPVVDKPYFVPRDYVNSKLPPRHEADMYVEIFKRNINDSYFVLEMDSFHHDFVDAVYAAEGNVDEDNIVSTMIVYFVLALGALYHDYNADAYASPESEAFLKTGLNLLKDTVQDSELWVVQVHYLIFFYYQATIRKSTGWIHLNLAIKYAQSLGLHRNFVNEQYPYNPEEIQYRKKLFRSLYISDRIASIFIGRPLTINDYDWDDPSRVEAGYGALDFNTKAQIELSRITCLIGKIVGNFYRDRIIDIGRTKKLAVDLKLWSINLDQQLAIENIMKPMEIPNNEHHENTHILLLIHLLQLYAIMLLSRPFFMYEAVRKLSPELGKVPMKNKSLSRHFYQAAMKASILAIKLMHYYMNTAYKECMRKECYVVITCSFYASILIGVGIVNGDYQDQDYTEADLFNYAKMAISVLNHFGPTNPGADRYAVVVGEMIDALNLAKSTRASEKAEEAKEQVEKMLETHMDTMDFRILNDYNFIDDPNNNLQSLIEFQRLFVPQETAPTTGITSVNGDFTFTTMPHDYGNYELFFGDKY; the protein is encoded by the coding sequence ATGGCCGTTCAACAGAACGGCGTAGTTCATGAAGCTGCACACGCCTTTTCCAAGCCTGTTgccaagaagagaatcagGAAACTTCCTCCAGAAAAGAGACAAAAAGTGTCCACTGCTTGTGACTCTTGcaagaagaggaagttCAAGTGCACTGGTGAAAAACCTTGCTCCGTCTGTGTCAAAAAGGGTGTCCTGTGCACTTATACGATCATTGATAAAAGGTCGCTCAAGTCCGAAAGAATGGCCAAGCTTCGTaaacaacaagagaatCCCGACTCGGAATCTAACTacacaacttcaacttctagTTCTACAGGACGTAGTCAAGCGACGTCTGTTGGTAGTTCAGTTCATTCTATGAGCACTTCTTCGCCAGATTCCGTTTCCTCTACACCTCCATCGTCTGCTGCTAGTTCGATTTCGCTCCATTCTCACGGCTCCCTTACGTCGGGCATGAAGGAAGACTCGCCTCCCTCTGGCGAGTCTGCCTCGGTTATCAAAGAAGAGCACTCACCCATGTCCGTAAACTCTCCATTGTCGACCAATGGAAATACATATATCCCCAAATCACTTCAGCCCCTCTTGTCGTTTCCCTTGAATGACGATAAGGATCAGAATGAATCTGGTGCTTCTGCGAGGAACGGAATCTCCAACCAAAACGGGAAGTGTGTAATTCTCTTGAACGACGCAACAGGAACATTCAGATACATGGGCGAAACTTCACCTCTTTCGCTATTGTATGAAACAAGAAACGTCTTCATCCAATACGTGGGGCGTACCCCATTTACCACCAACTTGCAAAAGTGCCCTGTTGTGGACAAACCGTATTTCGTTCCACGTGATTACGTCAACTCGAAGTTGCCCCCTCGTCACGAAGCCGATATGTACGTGGAGATCTTCAAGCGTAATATCAACGACTCATACTTCGTCCTAGAGATGGACTCGTTCCACCACGACTTTGTTGATGCAGTTTATGCAGCAGAGGGCAATGTAGACGAGGACAATATTGTTAGCACCATGATCGTGTACTTTGTGCTTGCCTTAGGTGCGCTATATCACGATTACAATGCGGATGCATATGCTCTGCCTGAAAGTGAAGCGTTCTTGAAGACTggcttgaacttgttgaaggacaCGGTCCAAGACTCGGAGCTCTGGGTAGTGCAGGTTCATTAtcttatcttcttctactacCAGGCCACGATAAGGAAATCCACGGGATGGATCCACCTCAACTTGGCCATCAAATACGCCCAGTCTTTAGGCTTGCACCGTAATTTTGTTAACGAGCAGTATCCATAtaatccagaagaaatacagtacagaaagaagttgttcaGATCACTCTACATTTCTGACAGAATCGCATCCATTTTCATTGGACGGCCGTTAACTATCAACGACTACGACTGGGACGATCCCTCGCGTGTAGAAGCAGGATATGGAGCTTTAGATTTTAACACTAAGGCCCAGATCGAATTGTCACGGATTACCTGTTTAATTGGTAAGATCGTGGGAAACTTCTACCGCGACCGCATTATTGATATCGGTCGTACCAAGAAATTGGCTGTAGACTTGAAATTGTGGTCCATCAACTTAGATCAGCAATTGGCCATAGAAAATATCATGAAGCCAATGGAGATTCCTAACAACGAGCACCACGAAAATACTCAtatcttgttgttgatacACTTATTGCAGCTCTATGCCATCATGCTCTTGAGTCGTCCATTCTTCATGTACGAAGCTGTTCGTAAGTTGTCACCAGAGTTAGGAAAAGTCCCTATGAAaaacaagtcgttgtcTCGTCATTTCTACCAAGCAGCTATGAAGGCTTCTATCTTGGCAATCAAGTTGATGCATTACTACATGAACACTGCCTACAAGGAATGCATGCGTAAGGAGTGTTATGTAGTTATAACTTGTTCTTTCTACGCTTCCATCCTTATTGGAGTTGGTATTGTCAATGGCGACTACCAGGATCAGGACTATACGGAGGCCGATTTGTTTAACTATGCCAAGATGGCCATCAGTGTGTTGAACCACTTCGGCCCAACCAACCCTGGTGCCGACAGATATGCTGTGGTAGTTGGCGAGATGATCGATGCTttgaacttggccaagtcCACCAGAGCTTCGGAAAAGgctgaagaagccaagGAACAGGTCGAAAAGATGTTAGAAACGCACATGGACACAATGGATTTCCGTATCTTGAATGACTACAACTTCATCGACGATCCGAACAACAACTTGCAGTCATTGATTGAATTCCAGAGGCTATTTGTTCCTCAGGAAACTGCTCCTACAACCGGTATAACCTCGGTTAATGGCGATTTCACTTTCACCACTATGCCACACGACTACGGTAACTATGAGCTCTTTTTTGGCGACAAGTATTAG
- a CDS encoding protein processing in the ER — MLSWIPLLLVLPIVGASPGDSLIAFQDCIYQCEQTTCYGNPYNVIQEEFREEFQKPESRYEWKYYNGDWHFARMPLAWNLRLLLWNCQSNCDYQCQRVITFERKKRNQEIYQFHGKWPFLRIFGIQEFVSVVFSLCNLYVNYLGLLKLWKARKMASDPKHKTQFNNVIAMTIITIFAWIFSSIFHIRDFQVTEHLDYYFAGLTVLSSFHTLGARLFNLYRDKYWFWRTLFTVVCIAAYTAHVYRLVTDWSYTYNMRANITVGLVQNCFLIGVCYNLYSKYYEEETSPDDNKGKTINLSHLQYVKFRHLILPSFFSRSAKLYSLYPLLLTFIVTVGMSLEIFDFPPFFYDLIDAHSLWHLVTIFPAWLGWYDWMIWDITENVYGHIVEVEKKKKE, encoded by the coding sequence ATGCTTCTGTGGATACccttgttgttggtattgcCAATTGTAGGGGCCTCTCCGGGCGACTCGCTCATTGCCTTCCAGGATTGTATCTACCAGTGTGAACAAACCACATGTTACGGAAATCCATACAATGTAATCCAGGAAGAGTTCAGGGAAGAGTTCCAGAAACCCGAATCTAGATACGAGTGGAAATACTACAACGGAGACTGGCATTTTGCTCGAATGCCCCTTGCATGGAATCTCCGCCTTTTGCTCTGGAATTGCCAATCTAATTGCGATTACCAATGTCAAAGAGTAATCACTTTTGAACGCAAAAAGAGAAACCAGGAGATTTATCAGTTCCATGGAAAATGGCCATTTTTGCGGATTTTCGGAATCCAAGAGTTTGTCAGCGTGGTTTTCTCGCTATGCAATCTATATGTCAACTACTTGggtttgttgaagttgtggAAAGCTCGCAAGATGGCTTCAGATCCTAAGCATAAGACacagttcaacaacgtCATAGCCATGACGATTATCACGATTTTTGCGTGGATATTCTCCTCAATATTCCACATTCGAGATTTTCAAGTTACTGAACATTTGGACTACTACTTTGCGGGTTTAACGGTCCTTTCGTCGTTTCACACTTTGGGTGCTAGGCTCTTCAACTTATACAGAGACAAGTATTGGTTCTGGAGAACACTCTTCACTGTGGTCTGTATAGCAGCCTATACGGCACATGTGTACCGTCTCGTTACCGACTGGTCGTATACCTACAATATGAGAGCCAACATCACCGTAGGGCTTGTTCAGAACTGCTTCCTTATCGGAGTGTGTTACAATCTCTACTCCAAGTACTATGAAGAGGAGACTTCACCGGATGATAATAAGGGAAAGACCATCAACCTATCCCATTTGCAATACGTCAAATTCCGCCATCTTATCTTGCCCAGCTTCTTCTCTCGTCTGGCTAAGTTGTACTCATTGTATCCTCTCTTGCTTACATTTATCGTCACTGTAGGCATGAGCTTGGagatttttgattttccaCCATTCTTCTACGATTTGATAGATGCCCACAGTCTCTGGCACTTGGTAACAATCTTTCCAGCGTGGTTGGGATGGTACGACTGGATGATCTGGGATATCACAGAAAATGTCTATGGCCATATCGTCGAggtagagaagaagaaaaaggaatAG
- a CDS encoding predicted protein — MVYPSPLKASIRKIADNVVIASCPFSIFESVHVGARMALIKHGKDITIWSPLKYSEAVFQQALQLLAGDEKVNITNIVVVNVKHCMAAGEYKKVFPDAKIIASQATKLAEGVEVDVKVTYKWGAGKLLGKQELTEIGITSSSFTDNFQLVYMDKHKNRELILHDTTSKTLFVGDTLFNLGIPGTTTGEVKLEQFSEEAGVPGKFFPHSGWSFLTRYLQPESRVGKYIMKDLVQIKTEESKLALKTIGDLDFDRIVMCHGNVIDKDGKAVFNKLFNSSL; from the coding sequence ATGGTTTATCCATCTCCTTTGAAGGCCAGCATCAGAAAAATAGCAGACAACGTTGTCATTGCTTCATGCcctttttcaattttcgAGTCCGTTCACGTTGGAGCCAGAATGGCTCTTATCAAACATGGAAAGGACATTACAATCTGGTCTCCTTTGAAATACAGCGAAGCCGTTTTCCAGCAAGCCCTTCAATTACTTGCCGGCGATGAGAAGGTCAACATAACCAACATCGTAGTTGTAAACGTTAAGCATTGTATGGCTGCTGGCGAATACAAGAAAGTATTCCCCGATGCAAAGATCATCGCATCCCAGGCTACCAAGTTGGCTGAAGGTGTCGAAGTTGATGTCAAAGTCACCTACAAGTGGGGTGCTGGAAAGTTGCTCGGAAAGCAAGAATTAACCGAGATTGGTATCACTAGCTCTTCTTTTACAGATAACTTTCAATTAGTTTACATGGACAAGCACAAGAACAGAGAGTTGATCTTACACGATACCACCTCTAAGACTTTGTTCGTGGGTGACaccttgttcaacttgggaATCCCAGGTACAACAACGGGAGAAGTAAAGTTGGAGCAATTCTCGGAAGAAGCTGGTGTTCCCGGCAAGTTCTTTCCTCATTCAGGTTGGTCCTTCTTAACTCGTTACTTACAACCTGAAAGCAGAGTTGGTAAATATATCATGAAGGATCTTGTCCAAATCAAGACAGAAGAATCCAAGTTGGCACTTAAGACCATTGGTGACCTTGATTTCGACAGAATTGTTATGTGCCACGGCAATGTCATTGATAAAGATGGGAAGGCCGTCTTTAATAAGCTTTTTAATAGCAGCTTATAA
- a CDS encoding phytanoyl-CoA dioxygenase — translation MPSALPHKYHDEIEAQGFTVIREFLTPDEIAKYRAAAEVVIQYAREGNYPYVRTRGKQFPPWPKNFSPDIWGVSGLLHPDLGEKSTPFHECYASEKMLAVVGDILQVGKEGLSMELFNMLINPLTDFGLDWHRDTIKPEASEQEEAQQLLEEPYAGTQFNLALTDDKCLIVIPGSHKRVRTSEEREKTSNDNKKEFITNQLIVELNPGDLVFYNNNILHRAEYSCKSTRVTLHGSYGHVDHGRSRAKGILQHGVAEWLPRFEPKEGNMAMLKEKLVKLAKEFESVDLGYALEG, via the coding sequence ATGCCTAGCGCTTTGCCCCACAAATACCACGACGAAATCGAAGCCCAAGGCTTCACAGTGATCCGAGAATTCCTTACCCCGGACGAGATTGCCAAATATAGAGCTGCGGCTGAAGTTGTAATCCAATATGCCCGTGAAGGCAACTATCCCTATGTTAGAACAAGAGGCAAACAGTTTCCGCCATGGCCAAAGAATTTCAGTCCCGACATCTGGGGAGTCAGTGGTCTCTTGCACCCAGACTTGGGTGAAAAATCTACTCCCTTTCACGAATGCTATGCCAGTGAAAAGATGTTGGCTGTCGTTGGTGACATTTTGCAAGTTGGCAAAGAGGGTTTGTCTATGGAGTTATTCAACATGTTGATCAACCCCTTAACAGACTTCGGGTTGGACTGGCACAGAGACACGATCAAACCGGAAGCCTCTGAACAGGAAGAAGCTCAGCAGTTGCTAGAGGAACCTTATGCTGGAACGCAGTTCAATTTGGCTCTCACTGACGATAAGTGTCTTATCGTTATTCCAGGATCTCACAAGCGAGTCAGAACTTcggaagaaagagaaaagactCTGAATGATAACAAAAAGGAATTCATAACCAATCAATTGattgtagaattgaacCCGGGTGATCTTGTATTCtacaataacaatattcTTCACCGAGCCGAATATTCTTGCAAGAGTACCAGAGTGACTTTGCACGGATCATATGGCCATGTTGACCATGGCAGATCTAGGGCAAAGGGGATCTTGCAACATGGTGTTGCTGAATGGTTGCCTCGCTTCGAACccaaagaaggaaacaTGGCGATGTTAAAAGAAAAGTTGGTTAAACTTGCAAAGGAGTTTGAATCTGTTGATCTCGGATATGCTCTTGAAGGGTAG
- the ALD1 gene encoding aldolase (class II aldolase and adducin N terminal domain) produces MIPSTETTTASSTASATLQVQSETNKGYKVSERGSHNIAKGAAHPYQLPKFTDKVAERKWALQHMAGAFRVFARKGYTEGTAGHISIRDPIDPDTFWINPLAKHFGLLKASDMVHVDEEGNILPDGAQTAINAAGFAIHSALHIARPDVNAACHTHSVYGKAWSAFGKPLDMLNQDVCTFYKTHSVYEDFGGVALEAEEGRQIAKAIGNGKAAILQSHGLLTVGQTVDEAAYLFTLMERSCEVQLLAKAALRPGEELKIIPDAEAAYTEHQAGDSETLYTEFQPDYEMEVYLNDDFLN; encoded by the coding sequence ATGATCCCATCTACAGAAACTACTACAGCCTCCTCGACTGCCTCGGCTACTTTGCAAGTCCAATCTGAGACGAACAAGGGATACAAAGTTTCAGAAAGAGGATCACACAACATCGCCAAAGGTGCCGCTCATCCTTACCAGTTGCCCAAGTTCACGGATAAGGTGGCAGAGAGAAAATGGGCACTTCAACATATGGCAGGCGCCTTCAGAGTGTTTGCTAGAAAAGGGTATACCGAAGGCACAGCTGGTCACATCTCCATTAGAGACCCTATTGATCCTGATACATTTTGGATCAACCCATTGGCCAAGCATTTTGGCTTGCTCAAAGCCAGCGATATGGTCCatgtagatgaagaggGCAATATTTTGCCAGATGGTGCCCAGACAGCGATTAATGCTGCTGGATTTGCTATCCATTCAGCTTTACACATTGCTAGACCAGACGTAAATGCTGCATGTCATACTCATTCTGTATACGGAAAGGCATGGTCGGCCTTTGGCAAGCCTTTAGACATGTTGAACCAAGATGTTTGCACTTTCTACAAGACGCATAGTGTATACGAAGACTTTGGTGGAGTTGCtcttgaagctgaagaaggaagacaGATCGCAAAAGCTATTGGAAACGGGAAGGCTGCTATTCTACAGAGCCACGGGTTGTTGACTGTAGGACAGACCGTAGACGAAGCTGCTTATCTTTTCACGCTTATGGAAAGGTCCTGCGAAGTTCAATTGCTTGCAAAAGCAGCCTTACGTCCGGgtgaagagttgaagatcaTCCCTGACGCAGAAGCGGCCTATACCGAGCACCAGGCAGGTGATCTGGAAACGTTGTACACTGAGTTTCAGCCTGATTACGAGATGGAAGTCTACTTAAATGATGACTTTCTTAATTAG